From the genome of [Limnothrix rosea] IAM M-220:
CGTGTCTCCTTTTCTCTAAAGAATTTTGGCTACATTCTTATCCATAACTGACGTTACTTAGCATGGGAAAAAAGCAGTTAGAACGTTATTTAACATTTTCGCGAAAGATGTCGAATCTTCTAAACCACGATATTGAGCTTTTTCAATGCCGCTTCAACCCGCTCATCGGCATTACCTTGTAACTCATCAAATTGCTCAATCACTTCACCGGGGAACTTCTCCAAAGCCTTCAGAGACAGGGAAATACGCTTAGAACCCTCATCAATATCCGTAATTAAAACCCGCAGCTCTTGACCCACTTGGAATAAATCCTCCAGTTGGGGCACTTGCTTGTCACTAATTTGGCTGCGATGCAGTAAACCAGTCATTCCATCGAGTTCAACAAACACACCATAGGGCTTGATATTCGCAACCTTACCAGAAGCCAAAACACCGATACTTAGCTTCCGCATAATTTCCGCCTGGGCAGCATAACGTTGGGATAAAACCAATTTGCGGCGTTCTTGATCCAACTCTAGGAAATTAACAGTAAGAGTTTGCCCCATTAAACCTTCAATATTTTTATCCGTGAGATGGGAATTGGGAACAAATCCCCGTAAACCCTTCACATCGCCCGTGACACCACCGCGGTTACTGCCAGTAATCTGAATTTGTACTGAGTTCCCCGCTTCAGCTGCCTGTTCCAACTCCTCCCAAACACGCTTTTCTTCCAGCTTGCGGCGGGATAGAGTCACTTGACCATCAGCATTTTGCCCCCGAATGATCAAAAATTCTCGCTCTTCCCCAAGGGGTAAGACTTCTTGAACACCGGTTTCTCCAGCCAGTAGTGCTTCACGGGTGGGAACTAAACCCGGAGATTTTCCTTTGATGTCCACTAAGACACCGTCTGAAGTGTGCTCAAATACTTTCCCCTTAACGATTTGCCCTTGCTCGAAGTGATATTCGTGTTCATCGAGGGCACTCGCAAAGTCGTCCATCGAGAAAGCAATTGAGGAATTAGGCTCTGAAGTCATTGCTAAATTAAGCTGTGCGAAATTTTGGATATTAATAGGCTTAATCCTATCGTACTCCGTTGCGTTTATCGTCTGCGGATGAGGGAATTGGTTTACGGCGGATTTTTCGGGGCATAATAAGTGGCTGTATACCTTACTGGGTATGGAGATCTAGCTGATCAAAGAAGTTGGGATCGTCCCGCAGCATTTGGCTAAAGGTCTCGCTATCTACGGGGCGGCTGAAGAGATATCCTTGGATCTCGTTACAGTTTTGAGCTTTTAAAAATTCAAATTCGGCAGCTGTCTCAACGCCTTCGGCAACGGTTGTTAGGTCTAGTTGTTTCGCCATCATAATGACATGTTTCACAATGGTGGAATTGGTCACATTGCGCATGATATTGCGCACGAAACAGCGGTCTATTTTGAGAATATCAAAGGGGAAATTTTGTAAATAGCTCAGGGAAGAGTAGCCTGTTCCAAAGTCGTCGATGGCAATGGGGAAGCCTTGTTCTTTGAGGGACTGGAGGTTGGCGATCGCCAGTTTTACATCGGAGATTAAAATCGACTCCGTGACTTCCAGTTCAATGTGACTAGCAGGCACCTGATAGCAATCCAGAATCGCCTTTAAATTCGTCGCAAGATTTGGTTGATAAAACTGTCTTCCCGATAAATTTACAGCCAGACAAATATCTAAAAAGCCTTGGTTTCGTAATGTTTGCAGTTGACGACAGGCAGCCTCAAAGACCCATTGTCCAATGCCACTAATTAAGCCATTTTTTTCTGCTAGGGGAATAAATTGTGCCGGCGAAATCAACCCTAGCTCTGGATGTTGCCAACGAATTAACGCCTCAGCCCCCAAAATCCTGCCAGTGTGGGTGTTGATTTTTGGCTGGTAATATAGCACCAACTGGTCACGGTGGAGTGCTTCATATAAATCGGTATCGAGTAACCGCTGTGATGCTTTATCCTGCTGCTTATCGTCTGGCTGGAGGATATAGTAGGTCCGCTTGCCTTGGTTGCGGGCGAGCTCCATGGCTTCCTTTGCTTGGTTTAGATATCGATCAAAGTTGTATTCCGCCTCGGGCATGGTAACAATACCCACATGCCAGTTAATTAAAATTTTGCGCGATTCAACGGTAATGGGCTGGGCAAAGGTTTCTAAAATTGGTTCAACAATGGCACTCAAATGCTCCTCGGATTGAGCGTTCTGCACCGGCGGTGAAATTAAGACAAAGTCAGTGTAATTTAGACAGGCTAAATAGGCTGTTTCTGAAATTGTGCCCCCGAGGTAACGCACAATATTTTTCAGGACTGTGTTGCCAAAGTGGTAGCCATATAGCTCATTAATGCGCTCAAAGCGGTCTACGCTCAAGTAGAGAATCGGCACGCCCCATTCGCCGTTATTGTCTTGCTTGTTTTGGGGGAGATTATCCTGTTGCCATTGTTTTAAAAGACGGTTGAGATCATCCCGTAGCGCCAATTGGTTGGGGAGCTGGGTAATGGGATCATGGGTAACGGTGTAGTTGATTTTCGTGCTGTTGGCCTGTTGTTTTTGCCGAAAATGGGTGCGCCACAAACGATGTTTACGCAGGCGGGCTTGGATGGCATCGAGGAGTTCTTGGGCGGTAAAGGGTTTTGTTAAATAATCATCGGCACCAAGGTTCATGCCCTGACGAATATTGTCTTTCGTGCCGAGGGCTGTGAGAAAAAGGAAAGGGATTGTTTCGGTTTTTGGGTCTTCTTGGAGATGGTTGAGGATGCCATAGCCATCAATACCGGGCAGCATAATGTCGCACACGATCAGATCTAGTGGGGTGGCGATCGCCAAAGTAAGACCCAGTTCACCATTTTCCGCCTCAAGAACCGCATAATCCTCCGCTAACAGCAGAGTCACGATCAGCTCCCGAATAGAATCATCATCTTCTATGACCAAAACTGTCGGTTGTTGATTGTCTTGGGCAGGTAAGCATGAATTATCCATCAAGTTCCTAAATAAAGCGGTTATCTTAAGCGTCTTCAACGAAAATACAGGGAATATTTACCCGAAAGGTTGTTCCTGTATTCATCGCACTCGTTACCATGATCGCACCATTGTGGAGTTCTACATATCGTTCAACAATATGCAACCCTAAACCTGTCCCCGGAATTTTGCCAACATTTGTGGCTCGATGAAATGGTTCAAATAAATGGGGTAAATCCGCCTCAGGAATCCCAATCCCTTGATCTTGGACAATAAAAATAATTTGTTGTTTGTCGTACTGCACTTTCAACTGAACTGCTTTTTTAGAGAGCGTATATTTCAGCGCATTAGATAAAAGATTGGTCAAAATATGGCGGATGATGCGAGCATCAATGACCGGATGCAGTGGGCGATCGCCCTGTAGTTTGGAGTCGAGTGCTAACCTTAACGACGCAATCCCACCAAAAGCCCCATTGAGTTCATGGAAAATATCGCGACATAAATACTCAATGTCAACGGGCGACAACTCTAAACTGACATTCCCCGCATCAGCCCGACTAACCGACAATACATTATCCACTAACTCTTGCAATCTCTCTGCCGCACTGCGAATACGCTTTAGATGTTTGCGATGTACCTCTGGATTAAATTTATGGGAATACTGCTCTAGCAACTCAGTAAAGCCCAAAATTGAGGTCAAAGGCGTACGGAATTCATGGGATGCAATATCAATAAACCTTGTTTTTAGTTGATTGAGCTCCCGCTCCCGTAATAAAGCATTTTTCATCTCTAACTCTGCCCGCTTGCGATCGCTAATATCCCGCATTACCCCAACCACTTTGACGGTTGGTTCTCCATCGATAGCCGTTGATTGATGGGGAACACCACGATCTTGAATCCACACATAGGAACCATCGTGGTGACGAAAACGATATTCGATATCGTAGGGCTGGTGTTGTTCACAAGCGGCGGCAATTTTTGTGAGCACCCTAGTTTTGTCTTCACTAAATAATCGATCTAGCCATAATGCATTATCATCACCCATTTCTTGGGGGCTATAGCCAAGGATACGGACAAAATCCCCGTGCCAACTTATCTGCCCCGATATCAGACAACGTTCATAAATCACATCGCCGAGGGCTTTAATAAGGGCTTGACTGTACTGCATG
Proteins encoded in this window:
- a CDS encoding S1 RNA-binding domain-containing protein; this encodes MTSEPNSSIAFSMDDFASALDEHEYHFEQGQIVKGKVFEHTSDGVLVDIKGKSPGLVPTREALLAGETGVQEVLPLGEEREFLIIRGQNADGQVTLSRRKLEEKRVWEELEQAAEAGNSVQIQITGSNRGGVTGDVKGLRGFVPNSHLTDKNIEGLMGQTLTVNFLELDQERRKLVLSQRYAAQAEIMRKLSIGVLASGKVANIKPYGVFVELDGMTGLLHRSQISDKQVPQLEDLFQVGQELRVLITDIDEGSKRISLSLKALEKFPGEVIEQFDELQGNADERVEAALKKLNIVV
- a CDS encoding putative bifunctional diguanylate cyclase/phosphodiesterase — encoded protein: MDNSCLPAQDNQQPTVLVIEDDDSIRELIVTLLLAEDYAVLEAENGELGLTLAIATPLDLIVCDIMLPGIDGYGILNHLQEDPKTETIPFLFLTALGTKDNIRQGMNLGADDYLTKPFTAQELLDAIQARLRKHRLWRTHFRQKQQANSTKINYTVTHDPITQLPNQLALRDDLNRLLKQWQQDNLPQNKQDNNGEWGVPILYLSVDRFERINELYGYHFGNTVLKNIVRYLGGTISETAYLACLNYTDFVLISPPVQNAQSEEHLSAIVEPILETFAQPITVESRKILINWHVGIVTMPEAEYNFDRYLNQAKEAMELARNQGKRTYYILQPDDKQQDKASQRLLDTDLYEALHRDQLVLYYQPKINTHTGRILGAEALIRWQHPELGLISPAQFIPLAEKNGLISGIGQWVFEAACRQLQTLRNQGFLDICLAVNLSGRQFYQPNLATNLKAILDCYQVPASHIELEVTESILISDVKLAIANLQSLKEQGFPIAIDDFGTGYSSLSYLQNFPFDILKIDRCFVRNIMRNVTNSTIVKHVIMMAKQLDLTTVAEGVETAAEFEFLKAQNCNEIQGYLFSRPVDSETFSQMLRDDPNFFDQLDLHTQ
- a CDS encoding PAS domain-containing sensor histidine kinase → MQYSQALIKALGDVIYERCLISGQISWHGDFVRILGYSPQEMGDDNALWLDRLFSEDKTRVLTKIAAACEQHQPYDIEYRFRHHDGSYVWIQDRGVPHQSTAIDGEPTVKVVGVMRDISDRKRAELEMKNALLRERELNQLKTRFIDIASHEFRTPLTSILGFTELLEQYSHKFNPEVHRKHLKRIRSAAERLQELVDNVLSVSRADAGNVSLELSPVDIEYLCRDIFHELNGAFGGIASLRLALDSKLQGDRPLHPVIDARIIRHILTNLLSNALKYTLSKKAVQLKVQYDKQQIIFIVQDQGIGIPEADLPHLFEPFHRATNVGKIPGTGLGLHIVERYVELHNGAIMVTSAMNTGTTFRVNIPCIFVEDA